One segment of Paraburkholderia bonniea DNA contains the following:
- a CDS encoding 2-hydroxyacid dehydrogenase has product MKPSLLVVARLPDALQHQLNTHFDCHHATQLDEASLAALAPRLRGIAANGESSVTRALIARLPALEIIAVFGVGYDGIDVEAAREHAVHVTHTPDVLTDDVADFAIALLLATARRVVSADRFVRRGQWPAGQYPLSTRVSGKRLGIVGLGRIGQAIAQRAAAFGMHLAYTGRSRKTDVSYAWFPDPQTLAANVDFLVVCAYGGPTTRALIDARVLQALGPNGLLINVARGSVIDETALVNALRENTIGGAGLDVFCHEPQVPAALFDLDNVVLTPHMASGTASTRQAMADLTFDNLDAHFSGRPLPTPVP; this is encoded by the coding sequence ATGAAACCCAGTCTGCTCGTTGTTGCCAGGTTGCCCGATGCCCTACAGCACCAACTGAATACGCATTTCGATTGCCACCACGCCACGCAACTCGACGAAGCCAGCCTGGCAGCACTCGCGCCCAGGCTGCGCGGGATTGCCGCCAACGGCGAATCAAGCGTGACGCGCGCGCTGATCGCGCGCTTACCGGCCCTCGAAATCATCGCCGTGTTTGGTGTTGGCTACGACGGCATTGATGTCGAGGCAGCGCGTGAGCACGCGGTGCATGTCACCCACACGCCGGACGTCCTGACCGACGACGTCGCCGATTTCGCCATCGCGCTGCTGCTCGCCACCGCGCGCCGGGTAGTGTCCGCCGACCGTTTTGTCCGGCGCGGACAATGGCCAGCGGGGCAATATCCGTTAAGCACGCGGGTTTCCGGCAAGCGCCTCGGCATCGTCGGCCTGGGCCGCATCGGCCAGGCCATCGCACAACGCGCGGCCGCCTTCGGCATGCACCTCGCCTATACCGGCCGCAGCCGTAAAACGGATGTCAGTTACGCATGGTTCCCCGATCCTCAAACACTCGCTGCCAACGTTGATTTTCTGGTGGTGTGCGCCTATGGCGGGCCGACCACACGTGCGCTCATTGATGCCCGGGTACTCCAGGCGCTCGGGCCCAACGGCTTGCTCATCAACGTGGCACGTGGGTCTGTCATTGATGAAACAGCGCTGGTCAATGCGCTGCGCGAGAACACAATTGGTGGTGCCGGGCTTGATGTCTTTTGCCATGAACCACAAGTACCCGCCGCGCTGTTTGATCTCGACAACGTGGTGCTGACACCTCACATGGCCAGCGGTACAGCATCGACCCGCCAGGCTATGGCCGATCTCACGTTCGACAACCTGGACGCGCATTTTTCGGGGCGGCCCCTGCCAACACCGGTGCCCTGA
- a CDS encoding IclR family transcriptional regulator, which translates to MTQDISAPTGVQTLLRGLAVVQAVAAGARDLKEIGHMVGTTRSTTHRLAACLVQERYLCNLPGIGYTLGSRLIELGFQARDEISLATIAKPFVAALAQATGCTIHLAVREGDEVLYMDKIAGKFGLEMRSRIGHRMPVARTGVGKALMLDLNEAEWKKLFDASAGGSGAAAYALAPKMHWKAFQQRMQEYAAGGYALDLEDNEPSIRCVAAPIRDASGEIVAAVSVSSTLPYMSTERMQELIPVVVNAAAGISHELGGTRADRMK; encoded by the coding sequence ATGACACAGGACATCAGCGCGCCCACAGGGGTGCAGACGCTATTGCGTGGTTTAGCGGTAGTGCAGGCAGTGGCGGCTGGCGCACGGGATTTGAAGGAAATCGGGCACATGGTTGGCACGACCCGCAGCACGACGCACCGTCTTGCTGCGTGCCTGGTTCAGGAGCGATATCTGTGTAACCTGCCCGGAATCGGTTACACGCTGGGTTCCCGCCTGATCGAACTGGGTTTTCAGGCGCGCGATGAAATCTCGCTGGCCACCATCGCCAAACCTTTCGTTGCAGCGCTGGCTCAGGCTACGGGCTGCACCATTCATCTGGCGGTGCGAGAGGGCGATGAGGTGCTGTATATGGACAAGATCGCCGGCAAATTCGGCCTTGAGATGCGCTCAAGGATTGGCCACCGGATGCCGGTTGCGCGCACGGGGGTAGGCAAAGCGTTGATGCTCGACCTCAATGAGGCGGAGTGGAAAAAGCTCTTTGATGCTTCGGCGGGCGGATCAGGGGCTGCGGCCTACGCGCTGGCACCGAAGATGCACTGGAAGGCGTTTCAGCAGCGAATGCAGGAATATGCGGCTGGTGGCTATGCGCTCGACCTGGAAGATAACGAGCCGTCGATTCGCTGTGTGGCTGCACCTATCCGTGATGCTTCCGGCGAAATCGTCGCGGCCGTCAGTGTCTCCAGCACGCTCCCTTACATGTCGACCGAGCGGATGCAGGAGCTGATTCCGGTGGTGGTGAACGCCGCCGCAGGAATTTCACATGAACTGGGCGGCACAAGAGCGGATCGCATGAAATAA
- a CDS encoding MFS transporter encodes MSLNTPAVEGELIIRRATLKLMPLLGLLYLIAYIDRQNIGFAKLQMVADLGISEAAYGLGSSLFFIGYLLFEIPSNLMLDKIGARRWFARIMLSWGAVTVALAYTHNTTMFYLLRFLLGACEAGFYPGVMYYLTLWFPARYRARLVGYFMIGSAVANAITAPISGVLLDFDGLLGLRGWQWVFLVTGMAAVLMSGVVLKILPETPRTARFLSEPEKNWLLSTLQAEAARIAPTGHSNPFAVLLDRRVLLMAFYFLFFPLSAYGLSYWLPTVVQGFGVSNTINGLLNIIPWVMVGIALWWVPRRSVAKNEQTWHIVVPTLFGALCLLLSVFVPGHTLQFICLCFAAAGMFAGQPVLWSLPSRFLTGANAAAGLAAINSIGNLGGFISQNVVPIIKEHTGSVIAPMLFLSACLTFGALMTFVMQAVIRRSEQRDAAMQPASAQLQREHLH; translated from the coding sequence ATGTCGCTGAACACGCCAGCCGTTGAAGGCGAGCTGATTATCCGGCGCGCCACACTCAAGCTCATGCCGTTGCTGGGTTTGCTGTATCTGATCGCTTACATTGACCGGCAAAATATCGGCTTTGCAAAGCTGCAAATGGTTGCCGATCTAGGCATCAGCGAGGCCGCCTATGGCTTGGGCTCGTCGCTATTTTTTATCGGCTATCTGCTATTTGAGATCCCGAGCAATCTCATGCTCGACAAGATCGGCGCACGCCGATGGTTCGCCCGCATCATGCTGTCGTGGGGTGCCGTAACCGTTGCACTCGCGTATACGCACAACACGACAATGTTTTACCTGCTGCGCTTTCTGCTCGGCGCATGCGAGGCGGGTTTCTATCCTGGCGTGATGTATTACCTGACGCTATGGTTTCCAGCGCGCTATCGCGCGCGCCTTGTCGGCTATTTCATGATCGGCAGCGCAGTAGCGAACGCGATCACCGCGCCGATCAGCGGCGTGCTGCTCGACTTCGACGGTTTGCTCGGCTTGCGCGGCTGGCAGTGGGTGTTTCTCGTCACCGGCATGGCTGCGGTGCTGATGAGCGGCGTGGTGCTCAAGATCCTGCCCGAAACGCCACGCACAGCACGCTTTCTTAGCGAGCCCGAGAAAAACTGGCTGCTCTCGACGCTACAGGCTGAAGCCGCACGCATTGCGCCAACCGGCCATAGCAACCCATTCGCGGTCTTGCTTGACCGGCGCGTGTTGCTGATGGCGTTTTACTTCCTGTTTTTTCCACTGTCCGCGTATGGCCTCAGCTACTGGTTGCCAACGGTCGTCCAGGGGTTCGGTGTCAGCAATACGATCAATGGCCTGCTGAATATCATCCCGTGGGTGATGGTCGGCATTGCGCTGTGGTGGGTGCCGCGCCGCTCCGTCGCAAAGAACGAGCAGACCTGGCATATCGTGGTGCCAACACTCTTCGGCGCGTTGTGCCTGCTGCTGAGCGTCTTCGTGCCCGGCCACACGTTGCAGTTCATCTGTCTGTGTTTCGCTGCAGCGGGCATGTTCGCTGGCCAGCCCGTGCTGTGGTCGCTGCCCAGCCGCTTTCTGACCGGTGCGAATGCCGCCGCAGGCCTCGCCGCGATCAACTCGATCGGCAACCTCGGCGGTTTCATTTCGCAGAACGTCGTGCCGATCATCAAGGAGCACACCGGCAGCGTGATCGCTCCCATGCTGTTTCTGTCTGCCTGTCTCACGTTCGGTGCGCTGATGACCTTTGTGATGCAAGCGGTCATTCGCCGCTCAGAACAGCGCGATGCCGCCATGCAGCCTGCTTCGGCTCAGCTTCAGCGCGAGCATCTTCACTAA
- a CDS encoding porin translates to MTLLSCTALAQSSVTLYGLLDVTMRYTTNQTTDGKSNLRMADGPLTGSRWGIRGVEDLGGGTKILLVLESGYFLPNGHSLQGRRLFGRSSYVGIQGTAGTLTLGRQYTTMHEMIPTYDAMGLSNYAVVGFQGGNYTGDRQDNMVKYTFTYGGVTLKTQHSFGNVAGSFSRNATDGISLAYAKDGWQVGGAYQVIHDLTRFYDLTVPSSLQRIWSVGGSYAIPSGTLFLGYTHSWIDNADYRNQAVNVGVKYFITPFTQFITAITGDHLQHAGTSGNRLTSAVMLDYNLSKATDIYVEADYSRLGGAWVTFAAQPSFVTPFYGKNNQFSFSLGLRHRF, encoded by the coding sequence ATGACATTACTTAGCTGTACTGCACTGGCACAAAGCTCAGTCACCTTGTACGGCTTGCTCGACGTAACGATGCGCTACACCACCAACCAGACCACAGACGGCAAAAGCAATCTGCGCATGGCTGACGGCCCGCTGACGGGTAGCCGCTGGGGTATCCGGGGCGTGGAGGATCTCGGCGGCGGCACCAAAATCCTGCTGGTTCTCGAATCCGGCTACTTCCTGCCTAACGGCCACAGCTTGCAGGGTAGGCGGCTCTTTGGCCGGTCCTCCTACGTCGGCATCCAGGGTACGGCTGGCACGCTGACGCTGGGCCGCCAGTACACCACCATGCACGAGATGATCCCCACCTATGACGCAATGGGCTTGTCCAACTATGCAGTGGTGGGGTTCCAGGGCGGCAACTACACCGGCGACAGGCAGGACAACATGGTGAAGTACACCTTTACCTACGGTGGCGTGACACTCAAAACTCAGCACTCCTTTGGCAATGTGGCCGGCAGCTTCTCGCGCAACGCGACGGATGGCATCTCGCTGGCTTATGCCAAAGATGGCTGGCAGGTAGGCGGGGCCTATCAGGTCATCCACGACCTGACACGTTTTTATGATTTGACCGTGCCATCGAGCCTGCAGCGCATCTGGAGCGTCGGCGGCAGCTATGCGATCCCGTCCGGCACGTTGTTTCTAGGCTATACCCATAGCTGGATTGATAACGCCGACTACCGTAACCAGGCGGTCAACGTCGGCGTCAAATACTTCATCACACCCTTCACGCAATTCATCACGGCCATTACCGGGGACCATCTCCAGCACGCTGGCACTTCCGGCAACCGGCTGACCAGTGCCGTGATGCTCGACTACAACTTGAGCAAAGCCACTGATATTTACGTCGAAGCCGATTACTCCCGGCTAGGCGGCGCATGGGTCACGTTTGCAGCGCAGCCCTCGTTTGTCACGCCCTTTTACGGCAAAAACAATCAGTTCAGCTTCTCACTCGGCCTGCGCCACCGCTTCTAA
- a CDS encoding GIY-YIG nuclease family protein — translation MSWFVYLIECVDNSIYTGITTDVDARFHKHLNGTGARYTRSRKPVRLLASFECADRASASRAEYWIKRLSASEKRALAAGQRTLESVLPVVMEEHAAPPDDDVQKIT, via the coding sequence ATGTCCTGGTTTGTCTATCTGATCGAATGCGTCGATAACAGCATCTACACCGGCATCACCACCGATGTCGACGCGCGTTTTCACAAACACCTGAACGGCACCGGTGCGCGCTATACGCGTTCACGCAAGCCGGTGCGCTTGCTGGCGTCATTCGAATGCGCTGATCGCGCCAGCGCCTCGCGCGCCGAATACTGGATCAAACGGCTTAGCGCCAGCGAGAAGCGCGCACTGGCAGCGGGCCAGCGCACGCTTGAATCGGTACTGCCGGTTGTGATGGAAGAGCATGCAGCGCCGCCAGACGACGACGTGCAGAAGATCACTTAA
- a CDS encoding IlvD/Edd family dehydratase has product MDNITKKPLRSQAWFGKADKDGFIHRSWMKNQGLPHHLFDGRPVIGICNTWSELTPCNAHFRELAEYVKKGVYEAGGFPVEFPVMSLGESNLRPTAMLFRNLASMDVEESIRGNPIDGVILLCGCDKTTPALLMGAASCNLPSLAVSGGPMLNGRYRGQTIGSGTGVWQMSEQVRAGTLGLDQFIEAESGMNRSRGHCMTMGTASTMASMVEALGMGLPHNAAIPAVDARRQVLAHMAGRRIVEMVREDLTMDKILTRAAFENAIRANAAIGGSTNAVVHLLAIAGRIGIKLKLEDWEHGSDVPCLLNLQPSGEFLMEDFYYAGGLPAVLRELGEAGLLHREALTVNGQTIWDNVGTAECYDRKVIFPVTAPFKPKAGIAVLKGNLAPDGAVIKPSAATPGLLQHRGRAVVFDSVEDLHARINDDSLDIDASCVMVLKGAGPKGYPGFAEVGNMPLPAKVLKQGITDMVRISDGRMSGTAYGAVVLHVAPEAAAGGTLALVQNGDMIELDVAGRRLHLDVDDAELARRRAAWQAPDVPSRGWSKLYVTSVQQANLGADLDFLVGASGAAVPRDSH; this is encoded by the coding sequence ATGGACAACATCACCAAGAAACCCCTCCGCAGCCAGGCCTGGTTCGGCAAGGCCGACAAGGACGGCTTTATTCACCGCTCCTGGATGAAAAACCAGGGGCTGCCACATCACCTGTTCGACGGCCGGCCGGTCATCGGCATCTGTAATACATGGTCTGAGCTGACGCCGTGCAACGCGCATTTCCGCGAGCTTGCCGAATACGTGAAAAAAGGCGTGTACGAAGCGGGCGGGTTTCCGGTGGAGTTTCCCGTGATGTCGCTAGGCGAATCGAATTTGCGCCCTACCGCCATGCTGTTTCGCAATCTGGCTTCCATGGATGTGGAAGAGTCGATTCGCGGCAATCCCATTGATGGCGTGATCTTGCTGTGTGGTTGCGACAAGACCACGCCTGCGCTGCTGATGGGTGCCGCGTCGTGCAATCTTCCAAGCCTGGCGGTGTCAGGCGGGCCAATGCTGAACGGCCGCTATCGCGGCCAAACCATCGGCTCTGGCACGGGCGTGTGGCAAATGTCCGAACAGGTTCGTGCAGGCACGCTCGGCCTCGATCAATTCATCGAAGCTGAAAGCGGCATGAACCGCTCGCGCGGCCACTGCATGACCATGGGCACGGCTTCGACCATGGCCAGCATGGTCGAAGCGCTCGGGATGGGACTGCCGCACAACGCTGCGATTCCCGCCGTCGATGCGCGCCGTCAGGTGCTGGCGCATATGGCCGGACGCCGCATCGTGGAGATGGTCAGGGAGGATCTGACGATGGACAAGATCCTGACCCGCGCAGCGTTCGAGAATGCGATTCGCGCCAACGCTGCAATCGGCGGCTCAACCAATGCCGTCGTGCATCTGCTGGCCATTGCCGGCCGCATCGGCATCAAGCTGAAACTCGAAGACTGGGAGCACGGCTCTGATGTGCCATGCCTCTTGAACCTGCAGCCCTCCGGTGAATTCCTCATGGAGGACTTCTACTATGCGGGCGGCCTGCCCGCTGTGCTCCGTGAGCTAGGCGAAGCTGGCCTGCTGCATCGTGAGGCGCTGACGGTCAATGGCCAGACCATCTGGGACAACGTCGGCACAGCCGAATGCTACGACCGCAAAGTGATATTTCCGGTAACGGCACCATTCAAGCCCAAGGCCGGCATTGCTGTGCTGAAAGGCAACCTGGCACCCGATGGCGCAGTCATCAAACCATCCGCGGCAACGCCAGGACTGTTGCAGCATCGCGGCCGGGCGGTGGTCTTCGACAGTGTCGAAGACCTGCACGCGCGCATCAATGACGACAGTCTGGATATCGATGCCAGTTGCGTGATGGTGCTCAAAGGCGCGGGCCCCAAGGGCTACCCGGGGTTTGCCGAAGTCGGCAACATGCCGCTGCCCGCCAAGGTACTCAAGCAAGGCATTACCGATATGGTGCGGATTTCTGATGGCCGCATGAGTGGCACTGCCTACGGTGCCGTCGTCTTGCATGTCGCACCAGAAGCCGCTGCTGGTGGCACGCTCGCGCTGGTACAAAACGGCGACATGATCGAACTCGACGTAGCAGGCCGGCGCCTGCATCTCGACGTCGACGACGCAGAACTCGCACGCCGCCGTGCCGCGTGGCAAGCACCCGATGTGCCCAGCCGCGGCTGGAGCAAGTTGTATGTCACTAGCGTCCAGCAAGCCAATCTCGGCGCAGACCTTGATTTCCTCGTCGGTGCGAGCGGCGCGGCCGTCCCGCGCGACTCGCATTAA
- a CDS encoding 2-dehydro-3-deoxygalactonokinase produces the protein MHAPQAQLIALDWGTSSLRAYLLSAQATVLEQRHRPWGLMQLPNGGTAAAFAQAFDEICGTWLDAAPTLPVIAAGMIGSAQGWRETPYLALPVDLTRVGEQLTRIETQRGNVIHVVPGLIEHSSLPNVIRGEETQVIGALHMHPPSSQTNVLVGLPGTHSKWVRVNGTRIEHFDTFMTGEVYAALRDHTILSRTIQSSIPADDEAFERGLRVTLSSEASIGVLSTIFSCRTLGLTGALRPGAQADYLSGLLIGHELAGLHASSGLPARTGPDTPHIVLVGDAALCQRYTRALSFYGHSRVEIIEHATEHGLWQLARQAGLIGPA, from the coding sequence ATGCACGCGCCTCAAGCGCAACTCATTGCACTGGACTGGGGAACCTCTTCGTTAAGGGCCTATCTGCTCAGCGCACAAGCGACTGTCCTGGAGCAGCGCCATCGGCCGTGGGGCCTGATGCAGCTTCCCAATGGCGGAACTGCCGCAGCCTTTGCCCAGGCTTTCGATGAAATCTGCGGCACCTGGCTAGACGCAGCCCCCACGCTGCCGGTGATCGCCGCCGGCATGATTGGCAGTGCGCAAGGCTGGCGCGAAACGCCCTATCTCGCGCTGCCGGTCGATCTCACCCGGGTCGGTGAGCAACTGACGCGCATCGAAACCCAGCGAGGGAACGTCATTCACGTCGTCCCGGGTCTGATCGAGCATTCGTCATTGCCTAACGTGATTCGCGGTGAGGAAACCCAAGTCATTGGCGCACTGCACATGCACCCGCCATCCAGCCAGACGAATGTCCTGGTCGGCCTGCCCGGCACGCATTCCAAGTGGGTCCGCGTGAACGGCACGCGCATCGAACACTTCGATACGTTCATGACCGGTGAGGTGTATGCCGCGCTCCGCGACCATACGATCCTGAGCCGCACGATACAAAGCTCGATACCCGCTGACGATGAGGCCTTTGAACGAGGCCTGCGGGTAACGCTCTCCAGCGAAGCCTCAATTGGCGTGCTGTCAACGATCTTCAGTTGCCGCACGCTGGGGCTAACCGGTGCCTTGCGGCCTGGCGCGCAAGCGGACTATCTCTCTGGCTTGCTGATCGGCCATGAACTGGCGGGGCTTCACGCCAGCTCAGGCTTGCCTGCCAGAACCGGGCCTGACACGCCGCATATCGTGCTAGTCGGCGACGCCGCGCTCTGTCAGCGCTACACCCGCGCACTGTCCTTCTACGGGCACTCACGCGTCGAGATCATCGAACACGCCACCGAGCATGGGCTCTGGCAACTCGCGCGACAGGCCGGGCTCATCGGCCCCGCGTGA
- a CDS encoding dihydrodipicolinate synthase family protein — protein MNYPAVRPADIAGIYPILYAFFDRANRLDRAAMRRQMEATIQAGAPGVAVLGLATEVNKLSQTERQQIIQWAREDSAGAVPLAVTITGSSVEAQRELAQYAIAQGASWLILQPPPLVAGAAPQAESFYFDFFAAVMDGLDITVGIQNAPEYLGVGLTPASLEQLAAQCPNFRVLKGEGPSIVLAEAVARVGHLMPVFNGRGGLELIDNLRAGCSGMIVAPDCFDWQHHIYEAFKRGDIEQAEVLYQQVLPTIVFVMQSLDTLICYGKRIAAWRMGFDVLRDRDVKLLPSGFGLEAAKRFARMLGPLH, from the coding sequence ATGAACTACCCTGCCGTCCGCCCGGCTGATATCGCTGGCATCTATCCGATCCTTTACGCGTTCTTCGATCGCGCCAACCGGCTTGATCGCGCTGCGATGCGGCGGCAGATGGAAGCCACGATACAGGCGGGAGCGCCCGGCGTCGCCGTGCTCGGGCTGGCGACCGAAGTCAACAAGCTGTCGCAAACCGAACGGCAACAAATCATTCAATGGGCCCGCGAAGATAGCGCAGGCGCGGTGCCGCTCGCGGTCACCATCACCGGCAGCTCGGTTGAGGCGCAGCGCGAACTCGCGCAATACGCGATAGCACAAGGCGCGAGCTGGCTCATCCTGCAACCGCCGCCCCTCGTGGCGGGTGCCGCGCCACAAGCGGAATCGTTTTACTTCGATTTCTTCGCCGCCGTGATGGATGGGCTCGACATCACGGTCGGGATTCAAAACGCACCTGAATACCTGGGCGTCGGCCTCACACCGGCAAGTCTTGAGCAGCTCGCCGCGCAGTGCCCCAACTTTCGCGTGCTCAAAGGCGAAGGCCCGTCGATCGTATTAGCCGAAGCCGTTGCCCGCGTCGGGCATCTGATGCCCGTTTTCAATGGCCGCGGCGGCCTGGAACTGATCGACAATCTGCGCGCCGGTTGCTCGGGCATGATCGTCGCGCCCGACTGCTTCGACTGGCAACACCATATCTATGAGGCGTTCAAAAGAGGTGACATCGAGCAAGCGGAAGTGCTGTACCAACAGGTACTGCCCACTATCGTCTTCGTGATGCAGTCGCTCGATACGCTGATTTGTTATGGCAAGCGCATTGCGGCATGGCGCATGGGCTTCGATGTTTTACGCGACCGCGATGTGAAATTGCTGCCGAGCGGCTTTGGCCTGGAGGCAGCGAAGCGGTTTGCCAGAATGCTCGGGCCACTGCACTGA
- a CDS encoding MFS transporter has translation MNRQANGLDAATIGRLNLRLMPFLMLLYLVAYIDRANISVAALQMNADLQLSAEMYGLGAGLFYITYILLEVPSNLILARVGARRWIARIMITWGIIATGMAFIQTPAQFYGMRVLLGAAEAGFTPGIIYYISRWYPSNGRARAMSFFYIAAALASLIGLPLSGALLNMHGIFGLEGWRWMFFLEGLPAVLLGFVVLRKLPDHPEQATWLSADQLGWLKRALAQEAPRNAEEHGVAALKAAFGNGQVWALAAFWLLQAFGTIGITLFLPLLVKNISGQSNFVVSALSALPFLFACIFMYCNGRHSDLTRERALHLGLPLLLSGTLLAGCIYVAHLGYLPVAYAMLVLAVGLNWAVTPVFWAVTTEYVSGMTAAAAIALINAVANIAGLALPPVMGRIKDVTHSYDLALLLVAAALLIGGALGLRIASRSQRAKQVQRHA, from the coding sequence ATGAATCGTCAAGCAAACGGGCTGGATGCCGCGACCATCGGACGGCTGAATCTCCGCCTGATGCCTTTTCTAATGCTGCTGTATCTAGTGGCCTATATCGACCGCGCCAACATCTCGGTCGCTGCATTACAAATGAACGCCGATCTCCAGTTGAGCGCAGAAATGTATGGGCTCGGAGCCGGCCTCTTCTACATCACCTACATCCTGCTTGAAGTCCCAAGCAACCTGATCCTCGCCCGTGTCGGTGCGCGCCGCTGGATCGCCCGCATCATGATTACCTGGGGCATCATCGCCACCGGCATGGCTTTCATCCAGACGCCCGCACAGTTCTATGGCATGCGGGTGCTGCTAGGCGCGGCAGAAGCCGGGTTCACGCCAGGCATCATTTACTACATTTCACGCTGGTATCCATCAAACGGCCGGGCCCGGGCGATGTCGTTCTTCTATATCGCGGCGGCGCTGGCTTCCCTGATCGGCTTGCCGTTATCAGGTGCATTGCTGAACATGCATGGCATTTTTGGCCTGGAAGGATGGCGCTGGATGTTCTTCCTCGAAGGCCTCCCCGCTGTGCTGCTTGGTTTCGTCGTGCTGCGCAAGCTGCCCGATCACCCTGAACAGGCCACCTGGCTTTCTGCGGATCAACTCGGATGGCTCAAGCGCGCCCTCGCTCAAGAAGCGCCACGCAATGCTGAAGAGCATGGCGTAGCAGCACTGAAGGCGGCTTTTGGCAATGGTCAGGTCTGGGCGCTCGCCGCGTTCTGGCTGTTGCAGGCCTTCGGCACGATCGGCATCACCTTGTTTCTGCCGCTGCTGGTCAAAAACATTTCAGGCCAGTCCAACTTCGTCGTCAGCGCGCTATCGGCCTTGCCGTTCCTGTTCGCCTGCATCTTCATGTATTGCAACGGCCGCCATTCCGACCTCACCCGTGAGCGCGCGTTGCACCTTGGCCTGCCGCTCCTGCTCAGTGGCACCTTGCTGGCAGGCTGCATCTATGTCGCGCATCTGGGCTACCTCCCCGTTGCCTACGCCATGCTGGTGCTGGCAGTTGGCTTGAACTGGGCTGTCACACCCGTGTTCTGGGCGGTAACCACCGAGTACGTCTCCGGCATGACTGCGGCGGCGGCGATTGCGTTAATCAATGCGGTCGCCAATATCGCGGGTCTTGCCCTGCCCCCCGTGATGGGGCGTATCAAGGACGTCACCCACTCCTACGATCTGGCGCTGTTGCTGGTTGCCGCTGCACTGCTCATTGGCGGCGCACTCGGCTTGCGCATCGCATCCCGGAGTCAGCGGGCCAAGCAGGTGCAGCGCCATGCCTAG
- a CDS encoding 2-dehydro-3-deoxy-6-phosphogalactonate aldolase: MIEQTLSQCGLVAILRGVTPTEVEAIGSVLYEAGLRIIEVPLNSPEPLQSINALRQRLPADCLIGAGTVLTPEQVTSVRAAGGELIVMPHSDPSVIRCAREAGLIAMPGVATPTEAFAALAAGADALKLFPAEQLGPAVLKAWRAVLPQKLALLPVGGITPASLATFVAAGANGFGLGSALYKPGQSAAEVALQARDFVAAWQRAQAGSQAGSQAAR; this comes from the coding sequence ATGATCGAACAAACGTTAAGCCAATGTGGCCTGGTGGCGATTCTGCGTGGTGTCACGCCAACTGAGGTCGAAGCGATTGGCAGCGTGCTTTACGAGGCGGGCTTGCGCATCATCGAAGTGCCGCTCAATTCACCCGAGCCATTGCAGAGCATCAACGCCTTGCGCCAGCGTTTGCCCGCAGATTGCCTGATTGGCGCAGGCACGGTGCTCACCCCTGAACAAGTCACTTCGGTACGCGCTGCCGGCGGCGAGTTGATCGTCATGCCGCACAGCGATCCAAGCGTGATTCGCTGCGCCAGGGAAGCCGGGCTGATCGCCATGCCTGGCGTGGCAACGCCGACTGAAGCATTTGCCGCGCTCGCGGCAGGTGCTGATGCACTCAAGCTGTTTCCGGCTGAACAGCTTGGCCCAGCCGTACTAAAAGCCTGGCGTGCGGTATTACCGCAAAAACTTGCGTTGCTGCCGGTGGGTGGCATCACGCCAGCCAGTCTCGCCACTTTTGTAGCCGCAGGCGCAAACGGCTTCGGTCTGGGCAGTGCGCTGTACAAACCTGGCCAGAGTGCCGCGGAAGTTGCACTGCAGGCGCGTGATTTCGTCGCCGCATGGCAGCGCGCTCAGGCGGGCTCGCAGGCGGGCTCGCAGGCGGCCCGTTAG
- the ppa gene encoding inorganic diphosphatase → MSFNHVPAGKDLPHDFNVIIEIPAQSEPVKYEADKEMGLLVVDRFISTGMRYPANYGFIPQTLSGDGDPVDVLVITPFPLLAGSVVRARALGMLQMTDEAGVDAKLIAVPHDKVCPMTASLKSVDDVPAYLKDQIKHFFEQYKALEKNKWVKVEGWAGVDAAHKEIADGVANFGKSV, encoded by the coding sequence ATGAGTTTCAATCACGTCCCCGCAGGCAAAGACCTTCCGCATGACTTCAACGTCATCATCGAAATTCCCGCGCAAAGCGAGCCGGTAAAGTACGAAGCCGATAAAGAAATGGGCCTGCTCGTCGTCGATCGGTTTATTAGCACCGGTATGCGTTATCCAGCGAATTACGGCTTTATTCCACAAACGCTGTCAGGTGATGGCGATCCCGTCGACGTGCTGGTAATCACCCCGTTCCCGCTGCTGGCTGGCTCGGTGGTGCGGGCCCGGGCGCTGGGCATGCTGCAAATGACCGACGAAGCAGGTGTCGACGCCAAGCTGATCGCCGTGCCACATGACAAGGTGTGCCCGATGACCGCCAGCCTGAAATCAGTGGATGACGTGCCGGCGTATCTGAAAGACCAGATCAAGCATTTCTTCGAGCAATACAAGGCGCTTGAGAAAAACAAGTGGGTGAAGGTTGAAGGCTGGGCGGGGGTGGATGCCGCGCATAAGGAAATCGCCGATGGCGTGGCGAATTTCGGCAAGTCTGTTTGA